The DNA window TCCGGCTGGCGCTACAAGGGCTGGCGCGGCGTGTTTTATCCGGAAGGGCTGGCGCAGGCGCGCGAGCTCGACTTCGCCTCGCGCGCGCTGCCGACGATCGAGTTGAACGGCTCCTTCTACTCGCTGCAACGCCCTTCCAGCTATACCGCGTGGTACGAGGCAACGCCGGCGGGCTTCGTCTTCAGCCACAAGGGCAACCGCTACCTCACCCACATCCTGCGCCTGGGCGACGGCGTCGAAAAGGCGCTGGCCAACGTCATGGCCTCCGGCGTGTTCGAGTTGCGGGAAAAACTTGGGCCGTTCCTGTGGCAGCTGCCGCCCAACTTCCGCTTCGACGCCGAACGGCTGGAGCATTTTTTCAGCCTGCTGCCACGCGACCTGGAACAGGCGCAGCTCCTGGCGCGCCAGCACGAGCCGCGCATGAACGGCAAAGTCGCGCTGGAGATCGACGCCAACCACAAGCTGCGCCACGCGCTGGAGATCCGCCACGACAGCTTTATCGATCCCGCGTTCGTCGCGCTGCTGCGCAAATACAAGGTGGCGCTGGTGGTGGCCGACACCGCCGGAAAATTCCCGTACTACGAGGATGTGACGTCGGACTTCATGTATCTGCGCCTGCACGGCGCCGAGGAACTCTACGCCAGCGGCTACGACGACGAGTCCCTGGAACGCTGGGCCGCGCGCATTCGCGCCTGGAGCACGGGCGGCCAACCGGATGACGCCAAACTGATATCGGACAAGCCGCCGCCGGCGCGCGCGAAACGCGACGTCTACTGCTACTTCGACAACGACATCAAAGTGCGGGCGCCGTTCGACGCGCGCAGCCTGATCGAGAAATTGGGCCTTGGCGGCGGCCTGGCGTCATTTGGCTGAAGGCGGCAGGCGGTCGCGCGGCACCGGCGGCACGCGATACTTGGCCATGCCTGATTTTTGCGAACGGTAGATGCCGCAACGGCCGGAGAACAGATAGGCGACCACGCAGGCCATCGCGGCGAAGGGACCGATCTGCGGGCCAAAGAGCTCGATCGCCATGATGGTCGACGCCAGCGGCGTATTGGCGGCGCCAGCGAACACCGCGACAAAGCCCAGCGCCGCCAGCAGCGGGAAAGGCAGATGCAGCAAGGGCCCGAGCGCGTTGCCGAGCGTGGCCCCGATGAAGAACAGCGGCGTCACCTCGCCGCCTTTGAAGCCGCTGCCCAGCGACGCGACCGTAAAGGCGAACTTGCCGAGGAAATCCCACGGCGCCAGCGGGTGCTGGAACGCCTCGACGATCACCGGGATGCCAAGGCCGATGTAGCGCGTGCCAAGCAGCCATACGGCGATGGCGACGACCACGCCGCCGATCATCGGCCGCAGCGGCGCGTAAGGAATATGGCGCTTCATGAAGGCCGACGCCGCGTGCGTGGATTTGGCGAAGGCCATGCCGGCCAGGCCGAATACGATGCCCGCCACCAGCACGGCGGCGACGCTGGCGAAGCCGATCGCCACCACCGTGTTCATTGGATAGTGCGTGTGGTGCACGCCCCAGGCCATGCCCACCTGGTCGGCCGCGACGGCGGCGACGATGCAAGGGAAGATGGCGTCGTAACGCAGGCGGCCGACGGCCAGCACCTCCATGCCGAAGATGGCGCCGGCCAGCGGCGTACCGAAGACGGAGGCGAAACCGGCGCTGATGCCGGCCATGAGCACGATGCGGCGGTCCGCGTGACGCAGCCGCAGCGCATACGTCAGCTGGTCGGCCAGCGCGCCGCCCATCTGCACGGCCGTGCCCTCGCGGCCCACCGAGGCACCGAACAAATGTGAAACGACGGTGCCGATCAACACCAACGGCGCCATGCGCAGCGGGACCACTTTCTGGGGATCGTGGATTTCGTCGATCAGCAGGTTGTTACCGGCTTCCACGCTGGAGCCGGTTTTCAGGTAAAGCCAGCCGACGGCGAAGCCGGCCAGCGGCAGCAGCCAGATGATCCAGGCGTGCGCCTCGCGCCAGTGTGTCGCATAATCGAGCGCAAAGAGGAAGAATGCCGAGGCGGTGCCGCTCAACGCGGCGATCACGCCGGCGATACAGGTCCACTTGGCGACGTACGCCAGCAAAGCCGTTTGTTCGGGATAAAGAGAGGATTTCATGCAGCGAGCGGCAACTCCGGGGTCAGGTCCGCCAATTCTACACGAGCACATCGTTACCGCCGAGACACGTAGGGCGGATTAGGCGGAACGCCGTAATCCGCCATTTGTGAGCCGTCGACGAAGCATGCATGGCGGATTACGCTGCGCTAATCCGCCCTACGTGGAACGGTGGTGATGCGTGGTCTCCCGTTCAATGGTGATGCTTGGCGTCGCGCTTGACGTTCATCGCCTCCACCGGCTTGGACGGCGGCGCGCCCGGTGCGCGCGGCGCGGGCGGCACCTCCCCGGTCCATTCGTAAGCCACCGTGCCCTTCGGATGCTTGTACCAGCCAGGGTCCTTGTAATCGTTGCGCGCCAGGCCCTCGCGCACTTTGACCGTGGTGAACATCCCGCCCATCTCAAGCCCGCCGAACGGTCCCTCCCCGCTCATCATCGGTAACGTGTTTTCCGGCAGCGGCATTTGCATGTCGCCCATCGAACCGCCCTTGTCGCCCATGACCATATAGCCCGGCACCAGCTTGTTGATCTTCTCGGCCACCCCAGTATGATCGACCCCGATCATGGTCGGCACGTCGTGCCCCATCGCGTTCATCGTGTGGTGCGATTTGTGGCAGTGGAAGGCCCAGTCGCCGGGCGCGTCGGCGATGAACTCGATCGCCCGCATCTGGCCGACGGCGACATCGGTGGTCACCTCCGGCCAGCGCGCCGACGGCCGCACCCAGCCGCCGTCCGTGCCCGTCACCTCGAAGGTGTGGCCGTGCAGGTGGATCGGGTGGTTGGTCATCGTCAGGTTGCCGGCGCGGATGCGCACCCGGTCGTTCTTGCGTACCACCATGGGATCGATGCCGGGGAAGGCGCGGCTGTTGAACGTCCACAGATTAAAGTCGAGCATCGTGTTGATCTTCGGCGTGTAGCTGCCCGGCTCGATGTCGTAGGCGCTGAGCAGGAAGACGAAGTCGCGGTCGACCGCGTGCTGCTTCGGATCCTTCGGATGGGTGATCCAGAAGCCCATCATCCCCATCGCCATCTGCGCCATCTCGTCGGCGTGCGGATGGTACATAAAGGTGCCGGCGTGCCGCGCGACGAATTCGTAGACAAAGGTCTTACCCGGCTGGATGCCGGGCTGCGTCAGGCCGGTGACGCCGTCCATCCCGTTCGGCAGCAGCTGACCGTGCCAATGCACGCTGGTGTGTTCGGGCAGCTTGTTGGTGACGAAGATGCGCACGCGGTCGCCCTCCACCACCTCGATCGTCGGGCCGGGACTCTGTCCGTTGTAGCCCCACAGGTTGGCCGTCATGCCCGGCGCCAGTTCGCGCACCACCGGTTCCGCCACCAGGTGGAACTCCTTGACGCCGTCCTTCATCCGCCACGGCAAAGTCCAGCCATTGAGCGTGACGACGGGATTGTACGGGCGGCCGTTGGGCGGCACCAGCGGCGGCGCGGTGGCGGCCGACGATTGCACCGGCGCCTCGGGCAGCGAGGCCGCGCCGGCCTTGGTGACCATGCCGGCACCGATCAGGGCTGCGCCGCTGAGGAATGATCTGCGGGTGGTCATGGTGTTACTCCTTTAGTGGTTGGCAGATGGCCGCTTAAGCGACCACCCAGTGCGGCTTCGAGATTGGCTTGCGCGGTCCAGTAGTCCTTGAGCGCGCCGATATAGCCGTTGACGGCGGTCGATTGTTCGCGGGCGTCGGCCAGCAGTTCGAATACGCTCATCAGCATGCCGTTGTAGCGCAAAAGGGTTTCGTCGGCCAGCTTCTTGCGCAGCGGGACGACCTGGTCGCGGTAGTGGCGCGCCAGCTCGTACGATGCGCGGTAGTCGGCATAGCTTTCGCGCGCCTCGCTGCGGGCGTTGACGGCGGCCTGCGCCAGCAGATTGACCGATTGCATATAGGTCGCCTCGGCCCGCGCCACGCGCGTCGAGCCCCAGTCGAACAGCGGGATCTCCAGCGACAGCTCATAGCCGCGCCGGTTGATCGGCCCTTCGCTCTCGCCCACCACGCCCAGATCGAGCACGTTGATGAAGCGCGTGGTCTTGGTCAGGCCCAGCGTCGATGCCGTGTGCGCGGTATCGAGTTTGGCGGCCTGGATGTCCAGCCGCTCGTTGACGGCGATCTGCTCGATATCGCCCAACTCCTGCGGCGCGGCGGGCAGCTCGGGCAAATGGTCCGGCAGCTTGTACGCGGTCTGCGCGCCGCTCAGTCCCATCAAACGGGTCAGTTTTTCGCGCGCGGCGACGGCCGTCTTGCGCGCGGCGCTGACGTCGGCCACGGTTTGCGCGTGGTAGGCCTGTTCGCGCGCCACGTCCATGGCGCTCCAGTTGCCGGCCTTGCGCATACGGTCGGCCAGTTCGGCACTGGCCTGCGCCGATTCCTCCACCTGCACGGCATATTCGGCGCTCTGGTTGGCGGCCACCGCCTCCACCCATGCGCGGCGGGTGTCGGCGGCGACCTTCAGCGCCTCGTTCGAGACCAGCAATTTGGTCTGCTCGTAGCGGCGTCCTTCGATGCGGCCGGCCAGCGGCGCCGTGATCAGGCTAAGAAGATTGAAGGTCAGCGTGCGTTCGATGCTGAGCTCACCGCCGCCGTGGCTGCGCTTGAAATCGAACACGGGATTTTGCAGGCGGCCAGCCTGCACCAGGTCCGCTTCGGCGATGCCGAGCGACCAATAGCTCGCTTGCAGTCCCTGGTTATTCAGCAGCGCGACATGCACCGCTTCGTCGACAGCCAGCGGCTGCCCCAGTTTTTTGTCGATGACGGCGGCCAGCGCGCGCGCGTCGTCGTCGTTGCGCGGCAGGCGGCCGGCGACGCTGGCGCTCAGGCCAGTACGTTGTTCGCTGACGCCGGCGGCGGCGCCGAAGCCGCCGTCACCGGACAGGGACGCGCAGCCGCCGAGCAGCAGCGCCATGCTGGCGCCACCGGCGAGTTTATGCAGACAATTCATGTCCAACACCTCAGGTTAATTTAGAAATGGGATGCGTTGCGCAGCTCGCGGACGGAGCTGTCGCGGGGTCAGGCCAAATTGCCTTGAGGGGGACGTTCAGGGTGGGCCAGATCGACCGCGCGGGGGAATTCGGAGTGGAACGGAATGGCGGACGATACCGCCGCCAGCACCGGCACGGCGATCGTCTGCGCCATGAACGGCGCACCGGCGACGCAGCAGGCCGCGCCGCCGCATTTGATGCCGCCGTGATTGTGGCCGGCATGACTTGACTGGCCGGACGATGCTTGCTGATCTTGATCCTGCATGGCGGCCATCATCGCCGCATGATCGTGCGGACCGGCGGGCATGGCCATATGCCCTGTCGCCGACGCCGCGGGAGCGTCGGGCGCGCACAGCATCATCGAAGCGGACGCATATCCCTGATAAGGGAGCGCCAGCAGCATCAGCCATACGATGAAGGTTCGGAACAGGGTCATGCAACTATGGTATCACAAGCCGCCCGGGATGCTCACTGCGGCCCAGGGGCCGCTAAGGCTCCCTTAAGCCAGTCGCACCAGCGGGTTGGCGATGATATTGTCGATTTGCCGGATGGCCTCGTCGCAGGCGGCGGCGATGGCCTCGTCCTCGCTCTCACGGACGAATTGCATGGTCGCGCCCTCGAACACTTCGACGCCGTTGGCGTTGGCGCGTTCGATGTCGCAGCTGGCGGTCCATTTGCTGTCGCTGGTCGGCAAGGCCGTTGGGATGATTTCCCAGCCTTTGTAGTGAATTTTATCCATGACTGACTCCTTGTTTTCGGACAGACTATCATGAAGAGATACCGCTTATGCGCACGCCTGAGGATGTTTCAGCTAAAAAACATGCGCCTAGGGTAATCGTTATGATTTTTTATTATAATGAACGCATGAAGCCACTTATACAAGCCTTCCACGACAAAAACACGGGCACCGTCACCTATGTCGTGTACGAAAACGACGGCGCCGACTGCGCGATCATCGATTCCGTGCTCGATTTCGACCCGAAATCGGGCCGCACCTCCACCGCCTCGGCCGATCTGGTGGTCGATTTCGTCCGCGCGCACCGCCTCAACGCCGTCTGGCTGCTGGAGACCCACGCCCACGCGGACCACCTGTCGGCCGCGCCGTATCTGTCCCGGCAGCTGGGCGGACGCACCGGCATCGGCGCCGAGATCTCGGTGGTGCAGCAAGCCTTCGCGCGGGTTTTCCCGCAGCGGCCTGGCATCGAGCGCAGCTTCGACCATCTGTTCCAGCCCGACGAGGTATTCGCCATCGGCGCCTTGCAAGCGCGCGCGCTGCATGTGCCGGGCCACACGCCGGCGGACATGGCCTACCAGATCGGCGACGCCGTCTTCGTCGGCGACACCATGTTCATGCCAGACGTGGGCACGGCGCGCTGCGACTTCCCCGGCGGCTGCGCGGCCACCTTGTACCGGTCCGTGCGCAGGCTGCTCGACCTGCCGCCGCAAACGCGTTTATTCATGTGCCACGACTATCCACCCGCTGGCCGAGAGGCGCGCTGGGAGGTGACGGTGGCCGAGCAAAGCGAAAAGAACATCCACATCCGCGCGGGCGTGACCGAGGAACAGTTCGTGGAGATGCGCACCAAGCGCGATGCGACGCTGGACATGCCGGTGTTGATACTGCCGGCGATCCAGGTCAACATCAGCGCCGGGCAGCTGCCGGAAGCGGAAGAAAACGGCGTGCGGTACCTGAAGATACCGCTGAATTCCTTTTAATTCCGGGCACGACGTTAATCGTCGCGCTTTGGGGTGCGGCCGATGCTCTCGTCCATATTGGCCAGATACCACGTCAGCCCCGTCATCACCGCCACGTGGCGCTTCAGCTCCAGCGGATTGACCTTGTCCAGCGTGTCCGCCGGGGTGTGGTGGTAGCTGAAATAACTGCTGGCATCCA is part of the Oxalobacteraceae bacterium OTU3CAMAD1 genome and encodes:
- a CDS encoding DUF72 domain-containing protein; the encoded protein is MGKIYIGISGWRYKGWRGVFYPEGLAQARELDFASRALPTIELNGSFYSLQRPSSYTAWYEATPAGFVFSHKGNRYLTHILRLGDGVEKALANVMASGVFELREKLGPFLWQLPPNFRFDAERLEHFFSLLPRDLEQAQLLARQHEPRMNGKVALEIDANHKLRHALEIRHDSFIDPAFVALLRKYKVALVVADTAGKFPYYEDVTSDFMYLRLHGAEELYASGYDDESLERWAARIRAWSTGGQPDDAKLISDKPPPARAKRDVYCYFDNDIKVRAPFDARSLIEKLGLGGGLASFG
- a CDS encoding voltage-gated chloride channel family protein produces the protein MKSSLYPEQTALLAYVAKWTCIAGVIAALSGTASAFFLFALDYATHWREAHAWIIWLLPLAGFAVGWLYLKTGSSVEAGNNLLIDEIHDPQKVVPLRMAPLVLIGTVVSHLFGASVGREGTAVQMGGALADQLTYALRLRHADRRIVLMAGISAGFASVFGTPLAGAIFGMEVLAVGRLRYDAIFPCIVAAVAADQVGMAWGVHHTHYPMNTVVAIGFASVAAVLVAGIVFGLAGMAFAKSTHAASAFMKRHIPYAPLRPMIGGVVVAIAVWLLGTRYIGLGIPVIVEAFQHPLAPWDFLGKFAFTVASLGSGFKGGEVTPLFFIGATLGNALGPLLHLPFPLLAALGFVAVFAGAANTPLASTIMAIELFGPQIGPFAAMACVVAYLFSGRCGIYRSQKSGMAKYRVPPVPRDRLPPSAK
- a CDS encoding copper oxidase, which encodes MTTRRSFLSGAALIGAGMVTKAGAASLPEAPVQSSAATAPPLVPPNGRPYNPVVTLNGWTLPWRMKDGVKEFHLVAEPVVRELAPGMTANLWGYNGQSPGPTIEVVEGDRVRIFVTNKLPEHTSVHWHGQLLPNGMDGVTGLTQPGIQPGKTFVYEFVARHAGTFMYHPHADEMAQMAMGMMGFWITHPKDPKQHAVDRDFVFLLSAYDIEPGSYTPKINTMLDFNLWTFNSRAFPGIDPMVVRKNDRVRIRAGNLTMTNHPIHLHGHTFEVTGTDGGWVRPSARWPEVTTDVAVGQMRAIEFIADAPGDWAFHCHKSHHTMNAMGHDVPTMIGVDHTGVAEKINKLVPGYMVMGDKGGSMGDMQMPLPENTLPMMSGEGPFGGLEMGGMFTTVKVREGLARNDYKDPGWYKHPKGTVAYEWTGEVPPAPRAPGAPPSKPVEAMNVKRDAKHHH
- a CDS encoding TolC family protein, which codes for MNCLHKLAGGASMALLLGGCASLSGDGGFGAAAGVSEQRTGLSASVAGRLPRNDDDARALAAVIDKKLGQPLAVDEAVHVALLNNQGLQASYWSLGIAEADLVQAGRLQNPVFDFKRSHGGGELSIERTLTFNLLSLITAPLAGRIEGRRYEQTKLLVSNEALKVAADTRRAWVEAVAANQSAEYAVQVEESAQASAELADRMRKAGNWSAMDVAREQAYHAQTVADVSAARKTAVAAREKLTRLMGLSGAQTAYKLPDHLPELPAAPQELGDIEQIAVNERLDIQAAKLDTAHTASTLGLTKTTRFINVLDLGVVGESEGPINRRGYELSLEIPLFDWGSTRVARAEATYMQSVNLLAQAAVNARSEARESYADYRASYELARHYRDQVVPLRKKLADETLLRYNGMLMSVFELLADAREQSTAVNGYIGALKDYWTAQANLEAALGGRLSGHLPTTKGVTP
- a CDS encoding MBL fold metallo-hydrolase, coding for MKPLIQAFHDKNTGTVTYVVYENDGADCAIIDSVLDFDPKSGRTSTASADLVVDFVRAHRLNAVWLLETHAHADHLSAAPYLSRQLGGRTGIGAEISVVQQAFARVFPQRPGIERSFDHLFQPDEVFAIGALQARALHVPGHTPADMAYQIGDAVFVGDTMFMPDVGTARCDFPGGCAATLYRSVRRLLDLPPQTRLFMCHDYPPAGREARWEVTVAEQSEKNIHIRAGVTEEQFVEMRTKRDATLDMPVLILPAIQVNISAGQLPEAEENGVRYLKIPLNSF